The DNA segment GTGGATCGACGAGGAGTGACGGGCACGGCTCGAACAATCGAGCCTTCTTTGCCCGCGCCGGCCGAACGATCCTCTATGACTGACGACGTTGCGGAACACGCGGCCAGGTTCGACGAGAAAGCCGGCGAATACGACGACGGCGACCACAGCCCCGAGTACCGCCAGTGCCGTGATCTGGTGATCGAGCACGCGGCGGTCGACGCGGACGACATCGTGCTCGACCTGGGAACCGGAACTGGCGCGATCGCGCTCGCGCTGGCGTCGGATGCCGACCGCGTGATCGGACGGGACGTGAGCGAGGGCATGCTCGGGCAGGCCCGCGAAAAGGCTGCCGAGGCAGGCATCGAAAACGCCGAATTCGACACCGGGCGGTTCCGGGAGCCGAACGTGGACAGCGACGTGGATGTCGTCGTCTCGAACTTCGCGATGCATCACCTCTCGGATGCGGACAAGCGCGACGCAATCGACGTGATCGCGGGACTCGCACCCGACCGGTTCGTACTGGGCGACGTCATGTTGTTCGGTGAGGCCGATCCCGAGGAGCCGTTCTACTCGCCGGCGGTCGACGATCCGGCGACGGTCGGCGTGCTGGCGGATGCGCTGACCGACGCCGGGTTCGCGCTGACGGCCGTCGAGCGGGTCCACGAACAGGTCGGCGTGCTCGTCGCCGAGCGGGCAGGGGCGGATCAGACGTGAAACACCTGCCGAAACACCTCCAGCCACGGTGGCGATACCTGACCGTCCGGCTCGAAACGTGGCCCGACGGGACCCTTGATCGGGGCCCCTTCCAGCGGGAGGTGTGGTACGCCGCACAGAACCTGCTCGGCGACGTCGCCAGCGCGGACGCCGACCTCACGGTCGTTCGCTTCGAGAGCTGGGAGGGCGGCGCCGAAGCCATCGTCCGGGTCCGACGCGGCGAGAGCGAGCGTGCCAGGGCAATGCTCGCGTGTGTCGACGCGGTCGGGACGGACCCGGTCGGACTGCAAGTCGCGGGCATCAGCGGGACCGTCCGGGCCTGTGAAGAAAAGTATATGCGTGGGCCGCCGGAACGAACGGAGCAGAGACGCGTCACAGTCGAAGACGCGGAGCGGTCGGCCGTCGCCCGGAACGGGCGGCTGGACTACCGCACAGACGACGGGTTCACGGCTGGGACGGAACTCGACACCGAGTAACTATGCAGGGAAACCAACAACAGCAAGCGTACGATCGGGGTATCACGATCTTCTCGCCCGACGGACGCCTCTATCAGGTCGAGTACGCCCGTGAAGCAGTCAAACGCGGAACGGCAAGTATCGGCGTTCGAACACCCGAAGGCGTCGTACTGGCCGTCGACAAGCGGATCCGGTCGCCGCTGATGGAGCGTTCCTCCGTCGAGAAGATCCACAAGGCCGACGACCACATCGGAATCGCAAGCGCCGGCCACGTGGCCGACGCTCGCCAGCTCATCGACTTCTCGCGCCGACAGGCCCAGCTCAACCAGCTGCGCTACGACGAGCCGATCGGCGTCGAGACGCTGACGAAGGCTGTCACCGACCACATCCAGCAGTACACGCAGGTCGGCGGCGCGCGACCCTTTGGCGTCGC comes from the Halapricum desulfuricans genome and includes:
- the psmA gene encoding archaeal proteasome endopeptidase complex subunit alpha, producing MQGNQQQQAYDRGITIFSPDGRLYQVEYAREAVKRGTASIGVRTPEGVVLAVDKRIRSPLMERSSVEKIHKADDHIGIASAGHVADARQLIDFSRRQAQLNQLRYDEPIGVETLTKAVTDHIQQYTQVGGARPFGVALIIAGVADGEPRLYETDPSGTPYEWKALAVGADRNDIREYLEEHYDAEMTLDDGVGLALSALASVTDGGLSPEGIGVATISVEDERFEQLDERTRREHLEANDILAGEDDETDEE
- a CDS encoding class I SAM-dependent methyltransferase; the protein is MTDDVAEHAARFDEKAGEYDDGDHSPEYRQCRDLVIEHAAVDADDIVLDLGTGTGAIALALASDADRVIGRDVSEGMLGQAREKAAEAGIENAEFDTGRFREPNVDSDVDVVVSNFAMHHLSDADKRDAIDVIAGLAPDRFVLGDVMLFGEADPEEPFYSPAVDDPATVGVLADALTDAGFALTAVERVHEQVGVLVAERAGADQT
- a CDS encoding Rpp14/Pop5 family protein; this encodes MKHLPKHLQPRWRYLTVRLETWPDGTLDRGPFQREVWYAAQNLLGDVASADADLTVVRFESWEGGAEAIVRVRRGESERARAMLACVDAVGTDPVGLQVAGISGTVRACEEKYMRGPPERTEQRRVTVEDAERSAVARNGRLDYRTDDGFTAGTELDTE